One part of the Bacteroidales bacterium genome encodes these proteins:
- the tmk gene encoding dTMP kinase, giving the protein MEGLDGSGKSTQIQLLQEYFYNKNIEYKYLHFPKTDESGIFGELISMFLRGEFGDLNNVHPYLVSLLYAGDRENSKRIIKNWLSNNYLVLIDRYVYSNIAFQCAKLENNKDKEKLKNWILNFEFNYYEIPKPSLCLFLDVPFEFTSNKLKENRVGQDREYLKGQTDIHEQNIDFQRKVKQEYLRLVEEEEKFIRIDCSKENDTILSADVIFQRIINKCKEKELF; this is encoded by the coding sequence ATTGAAGGATTGGATGGTTCCGGTAAATCAACACAAATACAACTATTACAAGAATATTTTTATAATAAAAATATTGAATATAAATATCTTCATTTTCCAAAAACCGACGAATCCGGAATTTTCGGAGAATTAATTTCAATGTTTTTAAGAGGTGAATTCGGTGACCTTAATAATGTACATCCATACCTTGTATCATTATTATATGCAGGAGATCGTGAAAATTCAAAAAGAATAATAAAAAACTGGTTGTCAAATAATTATCTTGTCCTTATTGACAGGTATGTATATTCAAATATTGCATTTCAATGTGCAAAATTAGAAAACAATAAGGATAAAGAAAAATTAAAAAATTGGATATTAAACTTTGAATTCAATTACTATGAAATACCAAAGCCAAGTCTATGTTTATTTTTAGATGTGCCTTTTGAATTTACTTCAAATAAATTAAAAGAAAACAGAGTAGGACAAGACAGGGAATACTTAAAAGGACAAACAGATATACATGAACAAAATATTGATTTTCAAAGAAAAGTAAAACAAGAATACCTGAGATTAGTTGAAGAAGAAGAAAAATTTATTAGAATTGATTGTAGTAAAGAAAATGATACTATTTTATCTGCTGATGTAATTTTTCAAAGAATTATTAATAAATGTAAGGAAAAAGAACTGTTTTGA
- the folP gene encoding dihydropteroate synthase yields the protein MNNTDTSFKYKKILNCGGKLIDISEPIVMGILNITLDSFYDGGKYITEKEILIKAENILKEGGKIIDIGAYSSRPGAKNISEDEELERLFDALKHIRKEFPETIISVDTFRSNVAKRVVNEFAVSIINDISAGNMDENMFKTISELNVVYIMMHMQGNPQNMQNNPVYDDIMKDIILYFAEKIEKLKSLGFNNIILDPGFGFGKTLNHNYILLNNLEVLKNFELPFMVGISRKSMIYKLLNTTPEKSLTGTIVLNTIALESGVNILRVHDVQEAVETINLYKKIKETKNKDN from the coding sequence ATGAATAATACAGATACATCTTTTAAATATAAGAAAATTCTTAATTGTGGAGGAAAATTAATTGATATTTCCGAACCAATAGTAATGGGAATTTTAAATATTACTCTTGACTCATTTTATGATGGAGGAAAATATATTACTGAGAAAGAAATTTTAATAAAAGCTGAAAATATTCTAAAAGAAGGAGGGAAGATAATAGATATTGGAGCATATTCATCAAGACCGGGAGCAAAAAATATTAGTGAAGATGAAGAACTTGAGCGTTTATTTGATGCATTAAAACACATTCGTAAAGAATTTCCTGAAACAATTATTTCTGTTGATACTTTTCGTTCAAATGTTGCAAAAAGAGTTGTAAATGAATTTGCTGTTTCAATAATTAATGATATTTCAGCTGGAAACATGGATGAAAATATGTTTAAAACTATATCAGAATTAAATGTTGTATATATTATGATGCATATGCAGGGAAATCCTCAAAACATGCAAAATAATCCTGTATATGATGATATTATGAAAGATATAATTTTGTATTTTGCAGAAAAAATAGAAAAATTAAAAAGTTTAGGGTTTAATAATATAATTTTGGACCCAGGGTTTGGATTTGGAAAAACTCTTAATCATAATTATATTTTATTAAATAATTTAGAAGTATTAAAAAATTTTGAATTACCCTTTATGGTTGGAATATCAAGAAAATCAATGATATATAAATTGTTAAATACAACTCCCGAAAAATCATTAACAGGAACAATAGTGCTAAACACTATTGCATTAGAATCGGGTGTAAATATTCTAAGAGTACATGATGTACAGGAAGCTGTTGAAACAATTAATCTTTACAAAAAAATTAAAGAAACGAAAAATAAAGATAACTAA
- the cdaA gene encoding diadenylate cyclase CdaA produces the protein MTNLFITVRLLDVIDILLMAFILYQLFLLIKGTVAINIFVGIFSVYLLWLIVKALNMQLLGLLLGQFIGVGVIALIIVFQQELRRFLLMIGTRYLFTRKFSFENLFKLNLEITSNTNINSIVTACSNLSETKTGALIVISTKSELRSYVETGEILNAYISNSLLENIFFKNSPLHDGAVVIVGNKIKAARCILPISDEVKLPIRLGMRHRAALSMSNATDAIIIVVSEETGKIAFAKSNKLTTRISTKKLTEILENELGG, from the coding sequence ATGACCAATTTATTTATTACAGTAAGATTGCTGGATGTAATTGATATATTGCTAATGGCATTTATTTTATATCAACTTTTTTTATTAATAAAAGGTACGGTTGCAATAAATATTTTTGTTGGTATTTTTTCAGTATATCTATTATGGCTTATTGTTAAAGCATTAAATATGCAATTATTAGGTTTACTGCTTGGACAATTTATAGGGGTAGGAGTAATTGCATTAATAATTGTATTTCAGCAGGAATTACGTCGTTTTCTTTTGATGATAGGAACAAGATATCTTTTTACACGAAAATTTTCATTTGAGAATTTGTTTAAACTTAATCTTGAAATAACGTCAAATACCAATATTAATTCAATTGTAACAGCTTGTAGCAATTTATCGGAAACCAAAACAGGAGCATTAATTGTAATTTCGACAAAATCTGAATTACGTAGTTATGTTGAAACAGGCGAAATTCTCAATGCTTATATTTCAAATAGTTTATTAGAAAATATTTTTTTTAAAAATAGTCCTTTACATGATGGTGCTGTTGTTATTGTTGGAAATAAAATTAAAGCTGCAAGATGTATTTTACCAATATCTGATGAGGTAAAACTACCCATAAGGTTAGGAATGAGACATAGAGCAGCATTAAGCATGTCAAATGCAACTGATGCAATAATTATAGTTGTTTCGGAAGAAACAGGAAAAATAGCATTTGCAAAGTCAAACAAACTTACAACAAGGATAAGTACTAAAAAGCTTACAGAAATACTTGAAAATGAACTTGGTGGTTAA
- the plsY gene encoding glycerol-3-phosphate 1-O-acyltransferase PlsY → MQVIINIILILVAYLLGSIPTAVWIGKIFYGIDVREHGSGNAGSTNTFRVIGIKAGIAVFIIDVLKGWLAVNLIYLTNYYIPETGKYINLQLLLGIAAFIGHIFPVYVGFRGGKGVATLFGVIIAIHPYAALIIVGIFTITLLISKYVSLSSMIAGFSFPVFIIVVFETTTPSLVIFSLIIAVLLLFTHQKNIERLLKREENKANISLKKKKNKNNKEVA, encoded by the coding sequence ATGCAGGTAATAATAAATATTATTCTTATACTAGTTGCTTATTTACTTGGTTCAATTCCAACAGCAGTTTGGATCGGGAAAATTTTTTACGGCATTGATGTTCGTGAACACGGTAGTGGCAACGCAGGTTCAACAAATACTTTCAGAGTAATTGGGATAAAAGCAGGAATTGCTGTTTTTATTATTGATGTATTAAAAGGCTGGCTTGCTGTTAATCTCATATATTTAACCAATTATTATATACCTGAAACAGGGAAATATATAAATTTACAATTATTATTGGGTATTGCTGCCTTTATAGGACATATTTTCCCTGTTTATGTTGGTTTTAGAGGTGGAAAAGGGGTAGCCACATTATTTGGTGTTATTATTGCAATTCATCCTTATGCTGCTTTAATTATTGTAGGAATATTTACAATTACTTTATTAATTTCAAAATATGTTTCATTAAGTTCAATGATTGCAGGTTTTTCATTTCCCGTTTTTATTATTGTAGTATTTGAAACTACTACTCCATCACTTGTGATTTTTTCATTAATAATTGCTGTATTGCTTTTGTTTACTCATCAGAAAAATATTGAAAGGTTACTTAAAAGAGAAGAAAACAAAGCAAATATTTCATTAAAAAAGAAAAAAAACAAGAATAATAAAGAGGTTGCTTAG
- the pckA gene encoding phosphoenolpyruvate carboxykinase (ATP) → MGNKIIDLLKYGITDVKEIYHNLSYDELFKHETNPELTGFNKGFVTDTGAVAVDTGIFTGRSPKDKFIVEEDESISNIWWRNPTRKASDNKPITGEVWNELLDISSKQLSGKKLYVQDGYAGANEDTRLRIRIITEVAWMAHFVKNMFIRPTEEELKNFEPDFVMLNACKTSNPNWEKHKMHSEVYAVFNIKERMSVVGGSWYGGEIKKGFFSMMNYFLPLKDIAAMHCSANMGKSGDTAIFFGLSGTGKTTLSADPKRALIGDDEHGWDDKGVFNFEGGCYAKTIDLSEEKEPDIYHAIKRDALLENVGFDEKTGKIDYTDSSKTENTRVSYPIYHINNIVKPISKGGHPKKVIFLTADAFGVLPPVAKLTKEQTMYHFLSGYTAKVAGTERGITEPIPSFSACFGAAFLLLHPTKYAEELSRKMEQHNSTAYLVNTGWIGGAYGVGKRIDLKSTRAIIDAILDDSLENAEYDLLPVFNLRIPKKVNDVNSSFLNPRNLWENPQEWDKSAKELAQKFINNFKAFTDNELGKILEKSGPVI, encoded by the coding sequence ATGGGAAACAAAATAATAGATTTATTAAAGTATGGAATTACAGATGTTAAAGAAATATATCACAATTTGTCATACGATGAATTATTTAAACACGAAACTAATCCTGAACTAACAGGTTTTAATAAAGGATTTGTTACAGATACAGGGGCAGTGGCTGTAGATACAGGCATTTTTACAGGACGCTCACCAAAAGATAAATTTATTGTTGAAGAAGATGAATCAATATCTAATATCTGGTGGAGAAATCCCACACGTAAAGCATCAGACAATAAACCAATAACAGGGGAAGTGTGGAACGAATTATTGGATATTAGTTCCAAACAACTTTCAGGTAAAAAATTATACGTTCAGGACGGTTATGCAGGAGCAAATGAAGATACCCGATTACGTATAAGGATAATTACTGAGGTAGCATGGATGGCACATTTTGTAAAAAATATGTTCATCAGACCAACCGAAGAAGAACTAAAGAATTTTGAACCTGATTTTGTTATGCTTAATGCCTGCAAAACATCAAATCCAAATTGGGAAAAACATAAAATGCATAGTGAGGTTTATGCAGTTTTTAATATAAAGGAAAGAATGTCGGTTGTTGGTGGTTCATGGTACGGCGGTGAAATAAAAAAAGGTTTTTTCTCAATGATGAATTATTTCTTGCCTCTTAAAGATATTGCAGCTATGCACTGTTCTGCAAATATGGGAAAAAGTGGTGATACAGCAATTTTCTTCGGTTTATCAGGTACAGGAAAAACAACATTGTCTGCTGACCCTAAAAGAGCATTGATTGGAGACGATGAACATGGCTGGGATGATAAAGGAGTTTTTAATTTTGAAGGTGGATGTTATGCAAAAACTATCGATTTAAGCGAAGAAAAAGAACCTGATATTTATCATGCAATAAAACGTGATGCTTTGCTCGAAAATGTCGGTTTTGACGAAAAAACAGGTAAAATTGATTATACTGATTCATCAAAAACTGAAAATACAAGAGTTTCTTATCCGATATATCATATAAATAATATTGTAAAACCAATTTCAAAAGGCGGACATCCGAAAAAAGTGATTTTCCTGACAGCAGATGCATTTGGTGTTTTGCCACCTGTTGCCAAATTAACAAAAGAACAAACAATGTATCACTTTTTAAGCGGATACACTGCTAAGGTTGCAGGAACCGAAAGAGGTATTACTGAGCCTATACCCTCTTTTTCAGCTTGTTTTGGTGCTGCATTCCTGCTTTTACATCCTACTAAGTATGCCGAAGAATTATCAAGAAAAATGGAACAACATAATTCTACTGCATATCTTGTTAACACAGGCTGGATTGGTGGAGCATACGGTGTTGGTAAACGAATTGACCTGAAATCAACAAGAGCAATAATAGATGCCATTCTTGACGATTCTTTAGAAAATGCTGAATATGATTTGTTACCTGTTTTCAATTTGCGTATTCCTAAAAAAGTAAATGATGTAAACAGTAGTTTCCTTAATCCAAGGAATTTATGGGAAAACCCTCAGGAATGGGATAAATCAGCAAAAGAACTTGCTCAAAAATTTATTAATAATTTTAAAGCATTTACTGACAACGAATTAGGGAAAATACTTGAAAAATCAGGACCGGTTATATAA